In one window of Sphingomonas glaciei DNA:
- a CDS encoding isopenicillin N synthase family dioxygenase translates to MTTDTLTADNIASVSLKEADADGDAFAQHLGRSFEEYGFAVLADHGIPDDLIARAEQKAKEFFALPEETKRKYALGSGGARGYTPFGIETAKGAKAHDLKEFWHVGRELAEGHSFRDVMADNVWPSEVPGFKETFLELYDTFDRTGVTVLKAIARYLGIDEDYFTDTVRDGNSVLRLLHYPPQKEATGEHIRAGAHEDINTITLLLGAEEAGLELKTRDGRWIPVSPKPGELVINIGDMLQRLTNGKLRSTPHRVVNPAPDRASNARYSMPFFLHFRPDFTIEALPGTVPAGEEPKWPPISSHDYLLERLREIKLA, encoded by the coding sequence ATGACGACCGACACCCTCACCGCCGACAACATCGCTTCCGTTTCGCTCAAGGAGGCCGACGCCGACGGCGACGCCTTCGCCCAGCATTTGGGCCGCAGCTTCGAGGAATATGGCTTCGCCGTCCTCGCCGATCACGGCATCCCCGACGACCTGATCGCCCGGGCCGAGCAGAAGGCGAAGGAGTTCTTCGCGCTGCCGGAAGAAACCAAGCGCAAATATGCGCTCGGCAGCGGCGGGGCGCGCGGTTACACGCCGTTCGGGATCGAGACCGCCAAGGGCGCCAAGGCGCACGACCTCAAGGAATTCTGGCACGTCGGACGCGAACTGGCGGAGGGGCACAGCTTTCGCGACGTGATGGCCGACAATGTGTGGCCGTCCGAAGTGCCTGGGTTCAAGGAGACCTTCCTTGAGCTGTACGACACCTTCGACCGCACCGGCGTTACCGTGCTGAAGGCTATCGCGCGCTATCTCGGGATAGACGAGGATTACTTCACCGACACGGTCCGCGACGGCAATTCGGTCCTCCGCCTACTGCACTATCCGCCGCAGAAGGAAGCTACTGGCGAGCATATCCGCGCCGGGGCGCATGAGGACATCAACACCATCACCTTGCTGCTCGGCGCCGAGGAAGCGGGCCTTGAACTCAAGACCCGCGACGGACGCTGGATCCCCGTTTCGCCTAAGCCCGGCGAACTGGTGATCAACATCGGCGACATGCTGCAGCGGCTGACCAACGGGAAGCTCCGCTCAACCCCGCACCGGGTGGTCAACCCGGCACCGGATCGCGCCAGCAATGCGCGTTATTCGATGCCCTTCTTCCTCCACTTCCGGCCCGACTTCACCATTGAGGCGCTGCCCGGCACCGTCCCGGCAGGGGAGGAGCCCAAGTGGCCGCCGATCAGCAGCCACGATTACCTGCTGGAGCGGCTGCGCGAGATCAAGCTGGCCTGA
- a CDS encoding NupC/NupG family nucleoside CNT transporter: protein MNQFFGLLGVVAILLVAFLLSSDKRAIRPRVVGAAFAFQAAIAFLVLYTSVGRQGIEGMSRGVSNLLGYAAEGTKFLFGPKEANPALWNTFALGALPVIIFFAALVSILYYLGIMQRIVRWVGGAIGWITGIGRVEALGSAANIFVGQSESPLVVRPYLASLTPPQLFTLMVVGMAGVAGTILAAYASLLGEQYLPFLLAAAFMSAPGGILMAKLLMPDPIEPVPAPTTGEALAEAGPPAETVEIAETFEEGEKPANIIMAAAQGAQTGVKLAVAVGAMVLAFVALVALANGILGGVGGWFGLEGLSFQQLVGYLFQPIMFLIGVPWAEAGVAGGLFGTKIVLNEFVAFIALGDAAGPAAALSDRSRAIVTFALCGFANFSSIAIQMAVTGGLAPNQRPVIARLGLKALLAGSLANLMSAALAGIMLP, encoded by the coding sequence ATGAACCAGTTCTTCGGCCTGCTTGGCGTCGTCGCCATCCTGCTCGTCGCCTTTCTCCTGTCGAGCGACAAGCGCGCCATCCGGCCGCGGGTTGTAGGCGCTGCCTTCGCGTTCCAGGCCGCGATCGCGTTTCTGGTCCTGTACACCAGCGTTGGCCGGCAGGGCATCGAGGGGATGAGCCGCGGCGTGTCCAACCTCCTTGGCTATGCCGCCGAAGGCACCAAGTTCCTGTTCGGTCCGAAGGAAGCCAATCCGGCGCTGTGGAACACCTTTGCGCTGGGTGCGCTGCCGGTGATCATCTTCTTCGCCGCGCTGGTGTCGATCCTCTATTACCTCGGGATCATGCAGCGGATCGTGCGCTGGGTCGGCGGCGCGATCGGCTGGATCACGGGGATCGGCCGGGTCGAGGCGCTCGGATCGGCTGCCAATATCTTCGTCGGTCAGTCGGAAAGCCCGCTGGTCGTCCGTCCCTATCTCGCCAGCCTGACCCCGCCGCAGCTGTTCACCCTGATGGTGGTCGGCATGGCGGGCGTCGCCGGGACCATCCTTGCCGCCTATGCCAGCCTGCTCGGTGAGCAATATCTGCCGTTTCTACTCGCCGCCGCCTTCATGAGCGCGCCCGGCGGTATCCTGATGGCCAAGCTGCTGATGCCCGACCCGATCGAGCCGGTGCCCGCGCCGACCACCGGCGAAGCGCTGGCCGAAGCCGGGCCGCCGGCCGAGACAGTCGAGATCGCCGAAACCTTTGAAGAAGGCGAGAAGCCCGCCAACATCATTATGGCCGCGGCGCAGGGCGCCCAGACCGGCGTCAAGCTGGCGGTTGCGGTCGGCGCGATGGTGCTGGCATTCGTAGCGCTGGTTGCGCTCGCCAACGGCATCCTGGGCGGCGTCGGCGGCTGGTTTGGGCTCGAGGGACTGAGCTTCCAGCAACTGGTAGGCTACCTGTTCCAGCCGATCATGTTCCTGATCGGCGTGCCGTGGGCCGAGGCGGGTGTCGCCGGCGGGCTGTTCGGGACCAAGATCGTGCTCAACGAATTCGTTGCCTTCATCGCGCTGGGCGATGCGGCGGGACCGGCGGCGGCGCTGAGCGACCGCAGCCGGGCGATCGTCACCTTCGCGCTGTGCGGATTCGCTAATTTCTCCTCCATCGCGATCCAGATGGCGGTGACCGGCGGGCTTGCCCCCAACCAGCGTCCGGTGATCGCGCGGCTCGGTCTTAAGGCACTGCTCGCGGGCAGCCTCGCCAACCTGATGAGTGCGGCGCTGGCGGGGATCATGCTGCCCTGA
- a CDS encoding TIGR00730 family Rossman fold protein, with protein sequence MTIRRIAVYCGSAPGNDPVFAEAAVALVREMASRKIDLVYGGGRLGLMGLIADTMLEAGGEVHGVIPAALVDKEVAHLGLTELHQVAGMHERKARMTQLCDAFVCLPGGIGTLDELFEAWTWNALGYHAKPFCLLNVNGFWNGLDSFMDHVSASGFLSPARRAQLLVADTPAQAIDRLDEAAANATQGMVW encoded by the coding sequence GTGACCATCCGCCGCATCGCCGTTTATTGCGGGTCCGCGCCAGGAAACGATCCTGTATTCGCCGAAGCAGCGGTCGCCCTTGTTCGTGAAATGGCATCGCGCAAGATCGACCTCGTCTACGGTGGTGGGCGGCTTGGCCTGATGGGCCTGATCGCCGACACCATGCTGGAGGCCGGCGGCGAGGTGCATGGCGTCATCCCCGCCGCGTTGGTCGACAAGGAAGTCGCGCATCTGGGGCTGACCGAATTGCATCAGGTCGCCGGCATGCACGAGCGCAAGGCGCGCATGACCCAGCTGTGCGACGCGTTCGTCTGCCTGCCCGGCGGGATCGGCACGTTGGACGAACTGTTCGAGGCCTGGACCTGGAACGCGCTCGGCTATCACGCCAAGCCGTTCTGCCTGCTCAACGTGAACGGCTTCTGGAACGGGCTCGACAGCTTCATGGATCATGTCTCGGCGTCGGGCTTCCTGTCGCCGGCAAGGCGGGCCCAGTTGCTGGTCGCCGACACGCCGGCGCAAGCCATCGACAGGCTGGACGAAGCTGCAGCAAACGCTACGCAAGGCATGGTCTGGTAA